TCGCCGCGTTCGGCGAAGCCTGCAAGATCGAGTTTCCGCTGCTCTCGGACGCCGGCAGCAAGGTTATCCGCGCCTTCGGCATTCTCAACACCAACATCCCCGAAGATCACAAGATGATGTACGGGATGGCGTTTCCCGGCGACTACCTGACCTCCCCCGACGGCATCGTGCGCGACAAGCGCTTCCTCCCGAATTACGAATACCGCGCGTCGGCGGCCGCGCTCGTGATGCACAATGGGGACGCCGCGGTCGGCGCGAATTCGCTCGAGATCGACGCCGGCGCCTTCAGCGCGACGGTGTCGCTGTCGTCCGATCGATGCTTCCCGGGCCAGGAGCTGGCGACCGCGCTCCGCATCCGGCTGAAGCCGGGATGGCACGTCTACGGCAAACCGCTGCCGGCAAACTACCGGCCGACGGAATTGGTCTTCGAGAGTCCGATCGTCGGCGAACAGTCGATAGAATTGCCGGCGGCGAAGCCGATGCTGCTCAAGGCGCTCGGCGAAACGCTGCCGGTTTACGAGGGCGAGGTCAGCGCGACCGGGCGGCTCGGGATCAAATGGAGCCCGCCGATGCCGGCTAAATTCATGGAGGCGTTCGGCAAGACGATCGCGCCGGGGCAGTACAAGATCGCCGGCAAGCTGCGCTTCCAGGCGTGCAGCGACACGGTCTGCGAGCCGCCGCAGGAGATTGGCTTCGAGCTTCCGCTCGAGCTCGAGGCGGGAGTGCCGCCGGCGCCCAAAAAGGCAGGCTAGACACACGCGGCGCGGCGGCTGTTCGCCGCCGCGCAGGATAGCCAATATTCGATTGTTACTATCCGGATAGTCGGTCCAGGGATAGCCGGTCTCAGGGCTTGACGACCGGTTCAGCTGAACTCGCCGCGGATATATTCCTTGGTGTGCTCCTGGGCGGGACTATCGAAGATCTGCTGCGTCGGTCCGTATTCCACCATGTAGCCGGTGCGGCCGCCGCCGGTCGTATCCACGTACAGAAAGGCGGTCATGTCGGCGACGCGCTTGGCCTGCTGCAGATTGTGGGTGACGATCGCGATGGTGTAGCGCTTCTTCAGCTCGGACATCAGCTCTTCGATCCGACGCGTCGCGATCGGATCGAGCGCCGAGCACGGCTCGTCCATCAACAGCACCGCGGGTTCCGTGGCGACGGCACGCGCGATGCACAACCGCTGCTGCTGGCCGCCGGAAAGCGCGAGCGCGCTCGTGCGCAGCTTGTCCTTGACCTCATCCCAAAGCGCAGCCTGGCGCAGCGCCGACTCGACCTTGTCCGGAATCGAGCCCCGGTAGCGGTTGAGCCGGAGCCCGAAGGCCACGTTCCTGAAGATGCTCATCGCGAACGGATTGGGCTGCTGGAAAACCATCCCGATGTGCCGGCGCACGGCAACCGGGTCGATCCGCGAAGCATAGATGTCCTGGCCGCGGAAGATCACGTGTCCCTTGAGCCGGAATCCGCGCACCAGGTCGTTCATCCGGTTGAGGCAGCGCAGCACCGTGCTCTTGCCGCATCCCGAGGGGCCGATGAAGGCGGTGATGGTGCCCTTTTTGACCTTCAGGGCGACGTCGCGCACGGCCCTGAACTTGCCGTAGTGAAGCTCGGCGATATTGCAGTCGATGAGGGCGCCGTTTTGCGATGCCTCAGAGGTCGGCGGATACGCCGCTCTATCGACTCCGTTGGTTGCCGGCGAAACTGACATGCCTTTCTCCATTGAGTATTGACTAATCCGAAGACCTTGAGGTCAGCGATTGGCCGAGTACGTTGAACACCAGAACGATAACCACCAGCACCAGCGCCGCGGTCCACGCGAGCGCTATCTGATTTTCAAAAGGCGAACCGGAAAAGTTGTAGATGAGGACCGCGAGCGACGCGGTCGGCTTCATCAGGTCGTTGGGGTTCTTGGGTAGAAACTCGGGGACCGTCCGGCTCATCCAGTAATTGCTGAAGAGCGCAGTGAAGAGCAGCGGGGCGGTTTCTCCCGCGGCGCGCGCCACCGCCAGCATCACCCCGGTCAGCATCGCGGGCGCGCCGGTCGGCAGGATTACCTGCGTTACCACCTGGGTGGGCGTCGCGCCCATTCCGATTGCCGCTTCACGCATTTTTGCCGGGACCCGCTTGATCGCTTCTTCGGCCGTCAGCAGGACCGTCGGGAGCATCAACAATGCCAGCGCAACTCCGCCGGCGAGCGCAGAGAACTCCCCCGTAGTCACCACCACCACCGCGAACGCGAATACACCCGCCAGGATAGACGGCAGACCGGTCAGCACCTTGGCCGCGAAACGTACCCCTGAGGCGATACGGGTTTCTGGCCCAAATTCGGTGATATAAATCGCCGCCAGAACCCCGAAGGGTACGCTAATCAGGGTGGCTAGAGCAACTACGACGAAAGTGCCGATGATCGCATTGCCAAAGCCGCCCCCAGCCGCCATCGCGGCCGGCGGAAGCTCGCGAAGCGCACCCAGGCTGAGCGTAGCCGAACCGCGCAACACGAGCATGTAAAGCACTGAAAACAAAGGGAAAAGCGCCGCGAGCGTCGCCCCACCCGTCAGCATGCTCATCGTGTAGCTGAAGAGCGTGCGCGGCCGGCGCAGCGAGCGCTCGAGACTCTCGAGGTCAATCTGCGTGGTCTCGGGCGACCTTTGGATCGGCGCGGCCATCAGCGCAACCCCTTAAGGCCCGCATCGGCGCGCTGCAGGATGACGGTGCCGACGATATTGACCATCAGGGTGATCAGCAGCAGCACCAGCGAAGCATACATCAGCGCCCCGACCTCGATCTTGTCGGCTTCGGGAAAGTGATTGGCGAGCAGGGCGGCAAGCGTGTTGGCCGGCGAAAACAACGACCAACTTATCACGTTGGCGTTGCCCGCCAGCATCGCGAGCGCCATCGTCTCGCCCAGCGCGCGGCCGAAACCGAGAATGATCGCGCCGAAAATTCCGGTCGCGGCGGTGGGCACGAAAATTCCCAGAATCGCCTCCCAGCGCGTCGCGCCGATGCCGAAGGCGGCCTCGCGCAGCTTGGGCGGAACCGCCACCAGCGCATCGCGCGAAATCGCGGAGATCGTCGGCAACACCATGATCGCGAGCACGATCGAGGCCGGCAGCAGGCCGGGCCCGCTCAGGTTGGTGCCGAAGAACGGAATCCATCCGAGATGCGAGTTCAGCCATGCGGCGGGCGGACGGATGAACGGGATCACCACGAAAATGCCCCACAGCCCGTAAACCACGCTCGGGATCGCCGCCAGCAGCTCGACCGTGATTCTCAGCAGATTCTCGACCCGCCCGGGCAGCGAACGCAGCCACGAATACTCGGAGAGCCGCATATATCCCAACAGCTTGTCGATTCCGGAGGACAGGAACCCTTCGCTGAGGAAAATCGCAATAGCCAGACCGAATGCCGTGCCAATAGCCAGTCCCAGTATCGAACTATACAGCGTCCCGACGATCGCCGGCAAAATTCCGAACTGCGCGCGATTCGGGTCCCACGCCGTCCCGGCCAGGAAGCTCAGGCCGTAGCTCCGGATCGACGGCATCGCCTGCCGTCCGATGCTCACGATCACCCAGAAGACGAGCAGCACCGTCAGCCAGGCGACCGTGAGCGTGCAGCGGCGGAAGATGCGATCCGCCGCGAGCTCGAACCCGGAAGGGGGCCTGGATATCTCCGCTTCGGCCGGCATCGCCACTGGTTCTCCGGGTTGCCCGCCGAGGTGGAAGATGTCGCGCGCTGTCCCGCCCTCGCCCGGGGTCATGAGATCTGCGCGAGCGCCTTGTCCACGGCGTCAACCACATTAGGCGGCAGCGGAATATAGCCGAGATCGACGCTGAAAGACTGGCCCTGCGTAAGGCCGTATTGAACCACCGCCTTGATCGCCGCGGCCTTGGCGGGATCGCCGTACTTCTTGTAGCACAGCAGCCAGGTGTAAGTGACGATCGGATAGGCTTGGGCGCCCGTAGGATCGGTGATCCAGGCGCGCAGATTGGCGGGCAACTGCACACTCGCGAGCGCATCCTTGCCGCTGGTCAAGTCGGCCTTCACGTAATTGCCGCTCTTGTTCTGGAGCTCCGCCATCGGCATCTTGGTCTGCACCGCGTAACCGTATTCGATGTAGCCGATCGCGCCCGGCGTCTCCTTGATCAGGGCCGTCACGCCTGCGTTGCCCTTGCCTGCCACGGCAGAGGGAAAATTGACCGACTTGCCTGCGCCGGGTCCGTTCTTCCAGGCGTCGCTGATCGCGCTCAGGTGCGAAGTGAAGACGAAGGTGGTTCCACTTCCGTCTGACCGCACGACCGGCTGGATCTTGAGCGCCGGCAGCGTCGCTCCCGGATTCGACTTGGCAATAGCAGGATCATTCCACTGGGTGATTTTGCCGAGGAAGATTCCGACGTAAGCCTCGCGCGACAATTTCAATACGCTTGGAGCGCCGGGCAGATTATAGGAGAGCACAATCGCACCTGCAGTCATCGGAAGCAAAACTACGCCCTGCTTGACCGCGGCCATCTCTTCGTCGGTCATGGCCGCGTCGCTGGCTCCGAAATCGACCAGGTTCTGCTGAAACTGCTTGATTCCCGCGCCGCTGCCCAGCGCCTGATAGTTTATCTCAACGTCCGGATGGGTCTTATTATATTCGGTAAACCACTTCTGATAAAGCGGGGCCGGAAATGTCGCGCCGCTCCCCTGAAGCGTAATTGCGCCAGCGCCGATCGCAACCCCGGAACCGAGGCCGAAACCTCCGTTCAGCGTTGCTAGTATCCACCCGATCAGCGCCACACCGCCCAGCGCCAGCATGCCACGCACGATTCTCATAGATCTCTCCTGTTCAAGAGGTCCGATAGACCCGTGAGGATATATCTTCGCACAGGCCATTTCGGACCAAATTTGTTACGACAATGTGTCGAACTGATGACGATTTCATGTCAAATCATCCGCTTATCGCACTAATGCTTGATTTGTAAGCCTTTTTGCTGGCGTCTAGACCAGCGCCCCTCAATTCCTCCAGAACCGGTCGCGGCGAAAATGTGCCGGACAGCTCGCTCCCTACCTATCGTCTTGCGAAAGCGTTCGAGGCGATCGAATCGGTTGCGTGCGGGACATAGCACTCCCGGCAGCGGTCGGGAATTATCGCCCGGTGAACGGCGGGTTAAATGTTCGCTACGCCTGATGACTAACACAAGACATGGCATCGGACCCGGTACTCGATTAGCTATTCGGAGAGGCGCAGGCGCAGGCGATTTTATCTTTTTAAATCGGGAGCATAGCCATAGCGGCGAAGGAATGTCGTCCCTGGGACACCGCCATGCTCCGCCAGCTTCTTCCCGCTATTCGAGTGGCGGGAGACTGACAATCCGAAATGCGAAGCCGCGACGATCTTCGTAGGCACGCCAGGATTTTTATCCGCGCGCTTTCGACGCGCCCGATGCGATCGTAAGCTTTGTGTGTCAGGTCGGCGGGAAATTCCGGCTTGAACGTTTATCTTCCCCTGGGAATGAAGCCCGGGATGCCCGTATCAACAACCGAATTGAGCCTGACTCGCGTACTGACCCCGCGGGAGATCGCGTCGATGGCGTCGTCGGGAAGCGCCGAGATATCAAAGTTTTCCTCGATGTGGCGGATGCTTGTAGCTGTGGTGAGAGGAGCCGTGCCGCGCTGCAGTGCCCATGCCAGCAGGACTTGAGCGGGGGATTTGTTGACGCGCTTCGCAATGATGGCGATCGCAGGATCGTCGATTAACCTCGGTTCAATACCATGACCCAAAGCAGCGAAGGCCTGCATCACGATGCCATTGCTCTTGCAATAGTCGAGCAGATCCCATTCGGGGAGATACGGATGTGATTCGACCTGAACAACAGATGGCTTGATGCGTGCGGTTTCAAACACCTCTTTCAGCTGCCCGAAACTGACGTTCGATAAGCCGATCGCCCTACACCGACCTTCGTCGGCCAGCGTCTCCAAAGCCTTCCAGGTATCCGTCAGCGTCACCGCATCGTCATAAATCACATTACCGTTCTTGTCCCTCGGGTCTTGCTCGTCCCCGGCTTTGAAGGCGAATGGAGTATGTATGCTGTATAGATCGACGTAGTCGAGTTGCAGTCTTTTCAGACTAGCCTCGAAGGCGGGTTTAACCCGCTCCGGGCGATGATTGTTGTTCCAGAGCTTTGTACCTACGAAAACGTCCTTCCGTTTGACTTTGCCCTCCTTGAACATCGTCCGCATTGCTTCGCCCACATGTTCTTCATTTCGGTAGCGTTCTGCACAATCGAATTGACGAAAGCCCGCCTCCAGCGAGATCCTGACTGCCTCTTTTGTTGCGTTCGGATCGGGAATCAGCGTGCCAAAGCCGAGTGCCGGCATCTCATCGGAGCCGTTATTGAGCGGTATCTTTGTATAACGAAGGCCGTCGGCGTTACTCATAAGACTTTTATCTCCGTACAAAATCGCAGACCGGCCGATCATAACAAATCTCTCGGAGGAACGACTAATCGCTGCCAGCCAACGAGACTCAGTGCGCTCCGCAGCATTTGACCGTCGCGACCGGAAGAGCGACACTAACCCGAAGAGCGACATTATGAGAAGCGGCTTGGCCGCGCCATTCGCTTGCAAGGAGGAAAACGATGAGCATTATCGATAAGGCGCTTGAAGCAAACCGCAACTATGCAAAGAGTTACGACCCAACGCTGGGGAAGCGTCCGGCCCCCAAAATCGTAGTTGTAACCTGCATGGATCCACGACTCTCAGACCTCCCTGGAATCCTGGGTTTGCCGCAGGCCGATATAGACGTCATCAGAACCGGCGGCCCCGCGGTAACGGAAGATGTTCTCGGGGAACTTGTTGTTTCCAACCGCGTACTCGGAACCACAGAGATAATGCTTCTCAACCACACCGGCTGCGGTTTCACGACATTCACAGATGACGAACTGAACGCGAAGCTGAGCGCTTCGACCGGAGACGCTTCGCCGGCTCCAATGCGCTTCTTTTCCTACAAGGACCCCGAGCAAAATACCCGGGAGCAAATCAGGAAAGTCAGGTCGCATCCGTGGATTGCCAAAGACATCCCCGTGCGAGGGCTTATTTTCGACGTGGACACGGGCAGATTGCGGGAAGTCAATGCATGAACACGAGCGCGCCGGCGGCGGCCCAGTCAATGAGTGAGGCAGTGGAAAGGCGATAGCGCCCGTTCAGCTTCCCCGGCGACATGGATCCAAAAGGCAAAGTGGCGTTGGTCACCGGTGGCGCTCGCATCGGGCAGGTTGTCGCTCAGAGCCTCGCGGCGCGCGGGTGCGATCTCGCCCTGATCTACCGCGGCTCGCGCGAGGCGGCTGAAGCTACGGCGGCCGCGGCGAGAGCAGCGGGCGTCAAGGCGGCTGTGTTCCGGGCAGACGCGACCAATGAGACAGAGATCGTCGCGGCAGTGAGCGAGACGGTGAAGTCGCTGGGACGTCTGGACATTCTGATCAATATGGCTTCGACATATCAAAAGACGCCCAATCCGAGCGGCGCGGCGTGGTCTGCCAGCCTGGACACGAATGCGAAGAGCGCATTCCTGTTTTCGATTCACGCAGCGCCGATCATGAAGCAAGGCGGCGATGGGCGAATAATAAACTTCTCGGATTGGCTGCCGGCGACCGGCCGTCCACACTACAAAGGCTACACCCCATACTATGTATCGAAAGCTTCAGTTGTGGCGCTCACGCAGACCCTGGCACTGGAGTTCGCGCCCGAAATCCTGGTCAATGCGATGGCGCCCGGGCCGATTCTTGAGCCTCCGGGCCTGACTCCGGAGGAGAACATGGAGGTGATCGAAGCCACACCGCTTCGGCGATGGGGCGGTGCCGCGGAAATCGCCAAGACAGTGCTCTTCTTGATCGAGACGGATTTCGTAACTGGCGAATGTATCCGGGTCGATGGCGGCCGGCATCTATTCTGACTGTACATCTGCTCGAGCGGGGTGATCCGCACTACGGCTCTGCGGCAGGAAAGGAGGCCCACAATGTCAGGATTTGCCGCACTGTTATTGCTCAAATCGTAGAGTCAACATCCAGTTCACCCGGCATCGGGCAAGATTATCGCCGCCAACGGCTGTGGCTGAAAACAACGAGATTCTGATCGACCTGCACAACAAGCGTGGCGCAATGGGTTATGGGATCGAAGCCTTTCGTGCGCGCACCCCGCTAGCCGGGCCGGGCTTCGCCACGGCCGAAGACGTTGCAGGGTTCCCGCCCACCGTGATCAGCGTGAATGAATGTGATCCGCTCCGCGACGAAGGGATCAGCTTCTACCGCCTTCTCATACACAATGGCGTGCGCGCGCGCTGCCGACAGGTGATGGGAACGATCCACGCCACGGAAATCTTTCCAACCTGTTGCCCCGATATCAGCCACAGTACCGCCAGTGATATTGCCAACTTCTGTGCACGCTGATTGGCCGTCCTGGCAACGGGAGTTCTCGATGTCGGCTGATTGACGCCAGCCGCCAGGAGCATCATTAGCCTGCACCCAGGGGAGTTGCTCGTTAGAAGTGTGTGGACGGTCTAACCAACAGGAGGCTCAGGCATGAGGTCAATCATCTCGCGTCGAGAACTTTTTCGTTACCTGGGGGCTGGTGCAGCTTTGGCCGGCCTCGGCGCTACTCGATCATTCGCGGCATCTGGCACTGAAACGCTCGCCCAGGGCTCGCCTCCAGCAGGGCGCGGAGCCCTGACCACCGAGAATAGAGGAGTCGTGGCCGTACCAACCAAAATTCCTCCGCCCATCACACGAAGCCATTCGATCCATAACGAGTTTGAGCTCGAGGCTCGCGAAGTCGACGGCGAAATCGAACCTGGCGCGAAATTTAGCTACATGACCTATGATGGCCAGGTACCCGGTCCCATGTTACGCGTGCGCGTTGGCGATTTGGTCACACTCACTTTGCGGAATAACGCGCATAGTTCCACCTGGCACTCGATAGATCTGCACGCGGTTTGCGGACCTGGCGGCGGCGCGGAGCCGCTCACGGTTCTTCCCGGGCAGAGCAAAACCATCAAGTTCAAAGCGATGTACCCGGGCGCTTTTATTTATCACTGCGGCGTGCCCGGCATGGATGAACATATGGCGCGCGGGATGTTCGGGATCATTGTGGTCGAACCCGAAGAGGGACTGCCGCATGTCGATCGGGAATTTTACCTGGGCCAGAACGAGACCTATACGAGGCAGAAGCCGGGGACCCCGGGACCGCGCGACTTCGACTTCGACGCGCTCCTGCGCGAAGAGCCGAGCTACGTGATCTTTAATGGAGGCTTTAATGCGCTTACCGCGAAACGGCTAGGCGCCATGCACGCGAAGGTGGGCGAGTCGGTGCGTATCTTCATGGTGAACACCGGCCCCAACCTCCTCTCCAGCCTTCACCCGATCGGCAACATATGGACGCGAGCCTGGCTGATGGGAGCACTGGCGATGCCGCCCATGAGATTTTTGCAGAGCGTGCCGGTTCCACCAGGGAACGCGATCGTTGCGGACATGGAACTTCCGGTACCCCAAACCATCAAGATTGTGGATCACGCGATGAGTCGCGCAGCGAGACAGGGCGCGTTGGCTGAAATCGAAGTGACCGGCGAAGAAAACCTGGAGATTTTCAATCCGAAGCCTTTGAAATCACCAGCGGCGGGATAACGGTCCGAAGGACGCTTCCAACAACCCCCAGTTGTCAGGGGCGGCGGCGCCCCGTCATGCGAGGTAAAGACCTGGTCGGGGCATCGAAACCAAGTTGCAACTGATGCGAGGGCGGCGGCGTCGCACTGTTGTACAAGGTGAACGAGCGAGTGTGGCAGGATTCATAGAGCAACGGTTCGGCATCCTACGGCCATTTGCCTGGTTGGATCGACTCGGGGCACTGGTCGCTCGCGAACTTACTCCCAGTGCCCGGAAGATCCGCATCGCGTTGCGCATCTCAATGATTGTGACAATCGCAATCGGACTGGACGCGAGCTGTCACGTCAACACTCAGCTGGGCGCGGTAATTGTCTGGATCCTGGCGGGCGCAGGACCGATGATGTCCATTCGCAAGGCCCTCGCATGGCAAATCGCGGTGATGCTCGCTCTGATCACGGCGGTGGTGACGGCGCGCGCATTCGCGGAGACGCCGTGGTTGATGCTGCCGTTTGTCTTCGTATGGATTTCATTTTCAACGTACGTGGGAGCGACGCGCAAGCTTGGCGCGGGCGTGCTGGTTATACAGGTAGTCTGCCTCATTATATTCTACGGCGTCGTATTTTCGCCTGGGGAAATCGGTTGGAACGCAGCAGCCTCGTTCGCCGGTAGCGTGATTGCCTTCGGCGTGATCGTCCTGTTCGACAACTGGTTGTGGCCAGACCCCGGCGAGCCGATCTTGATGAAGTCTCTCGGAGCGAGCGTCGCGCGTGCCCGTTCGCAGCTTCTCTGGGCTTCGAACTTTTTTCTCGCCGGCGAAAGCGTACCGCGACCGCCATTGCCGGCACCGACTTCCGACCTCCCCGCCCATATGGCGCTTCTTGATCAAGCCTTGGCCGAGGGCGCGTCGGAGCATCGCCGGGCGATGCTGCTTGCCGCGATCACGCGCGCGGCTCGCATCAGTCTCGAGGTGGATCGCCTGATCACTACGGTGCGCGAGAACCTGCCTCGAGAAATTCGCACGATGGTCCCCGGCGAAATTCAAAGAGCGGTAGAGGCGATCGCCGCTGCGCTCGGCGAGATCTCCCGCAACCTTCCGGCGCGCATTGCTACAGGCGCGGACGAGCAAGCTCCCGACACGCGGACGCGTGTACGCCTGGCGATGGACAATCTGGCCGCACGCGTGATTGAGATCAGACCGGCATACATCGGCAAAGTCAGTTCGGCGGAAATCGAAAATTTCGCGGAATTCATCGATTCGCTGGCGGTGCTGACCAGGCTCATCGAGCGCCCGCTGGATGAACCTCCGCGGCCACCGGCCACGAATCCGCCGAACAGTGCCGTCCCTCGGAACCGCGCTGTCTCTCGATTGAGCGGTCCTGCAAATCCCACGCTTGTTCGCTATTGCGCGAAAGTCGGCTTGTGCACGGTGGTCGGCTATCTAATCGGCCTCATTAGTCAGCGTCCAGACTTATTCATTATCCTGGTGACCGTAATAACCACCGCGACCCCCACCTATGGCGCAACGTTGCAGAAGATGTACCTTCGGATCGGCGGAGCTATAATCGGAGGAGCGGTTTCCCTTCTCGCTATCATTATAGTTTCGCCCAACTTCGACACGCTTCCAACCTATATGCTTACGGCCTTCGCGGTATTCTATGCGTTTGCGTACTCTTCGCTCGGTAATACGCGGGTGTCATACGCGGGCAAGCAAATGGGGATCATTTTTTCATTGGTGTTCATCGGGTTGACCCCATCCGTCGATATCTACGAACCTCTTTGGCGCATTTGGGGCGTCCTGCTTGGTGATTTTGTCGTGGCGATGGTCTTCTTTACTCTGTGGCCGGAATACGCCGGTGATTCCCTGGTGTTCAGACTGCAAAGAGTCATTGCCAATATGCTCGCGCTCGCCCCAGGCGGCTCAGCTTCGAGCAGCGAGGATCAAATCCTGAAGACGAACTCGGAAACGATGCGCGTGCTGACCGAGTTCCTTGAGATCGCCGAGGACGCGCGGATGGAAGGACGCACCTGCGCCGTCTATCATGACGGGATCGTCGAAGCGGCCGGGACGCTTCGCCGGATTGCGAACCGGCTGTCCTCGATCGCGACGGCGCGGGCTCTTACTCAAATCCCGCAGCTCGACCCTGTAGCGGAGTTTGCGCGTGAGCGGGTCTTCACCGCGATTCGCGGGCAGCTTGTCTCGTGGCTGGATTTCTTTCGCAGCGCTGAACGCCTCAGCGCTTCCGCTGCTCGTGCGATAGCGGAGAAACACTCAGCCGGCGACTTGGCGGAACCGCTCGAGGAGTTCAGTTCGCACCTGGAGGAGGGAGGGTTTGCCCGATTGGCTTCGTGGCCGCTCGAGCCGCGCCGCACGATGATTGCGGAACTCCAGTCGATGCGACGACTTGAGTTTCTGTTCTCGGAGCTGAATCGGTATCTGGCGGATATACCCAGCCCCCCGCGACATACTTCACGTATCGAGGGATGATCGGCCACGCGGTATCCAGCGCTGCAGCCCCCCGCGAAAGTCAACTCCACCGGCTGGTTATTCTCAACGAGCGGTGTTTTGAAGCATTGGGCGAAGTGTCGCGCCGAAGTATTAAGCGAAGTATTGAGGGAAGTATTAAGAAAAGATTAAGGAATGACCAGCTACTGGCGCATACCGGCGATCGGCGCGCATCTGGCATGCCTCTTCACGCGCGGCCGCAGGTAGCTTTGCCCCTTGGCGAGGGAGTAAGACATACCGATGGCGTTTCCAATCAATCGTCCACGGCGGCTTCGGCGCACCGAAACGCTGCGCCGGATGATCCGCGAGACGCGGCTTGCGCCCGACGACCTCGTCCAGCCGTTCTTCGTCTGCCCCGGACGCGACGTCAAGCGTCCGATCGCTTCGATGCCGGGCGTGGCGCAAATGTCGGTTGACCAGGTGGTGCGCGCCGCGCGCGAAACCCAGGCGGCCGGCGTCCCCGCGACCATCCTGTTCGGCATCCCGCAGCGCAAGGATCCCCAGGGCACCGAAGCGTGGAACGACCAGGGCGAAGTGCAGCGCGCCGTGCGCGAGATCAAGGAGCACGTGCCCGGCCTCGCGGTGATAACCGACGTCTGTCTCTGCGAATACACCGACCACGGGCATTGCGGCATCGTCGCGGGCAACGACGTCGACAACGACGCGACGCTCGAGTTGCTGGCGCGCGAGGCGCTCTCGCACGCGCGCGCCGGCGCCGACATGGTCGGCCCCTCGGACATGATGGACGGGCGGGTCGGCGCGATCCGCCGGGCGCTGGACGAAAACGGCTTCATGCACGTCCCGATCATGGCCTACTCGGCCAAGTTCGCCTCGGCCTTCTATGGGCCGTTCCGCGAGGCCGCCGAATCGGCGCCGCAGTTCGGCGACCGCCGCTCCTACCAGATGGACCCGCCCAACAGCGACGAGGCGATGCGCGAGATCGCGCTCGACCTCGCCGAGGGCGCCGACATCGTGATGGTCAAGCCT
Above is a genomic segment from Candidatus Binataceae bacterium containing:
- the nirK gene encoding copper-containing nitrite reductase, which translates into the protein MAVPTKIPPPITRSHSIHNEFELEAREVDGEIEPGAKFSYMTYDGQVPGPMLRVRVGDLVTLTLRNNAHSSTWHSIDLHAVCGPGGGAEPLTVLPGQSKTIKFKAMYPGAFIYHCGVPGMDEHMARGMFGIIVVEPEEGLPHVDREFYLGQNETYTRQKPGTPGPRDFDFDALLREEPSYVIFNGGFNALTAKRLGAMHAKVGESVRIFMVNTGPNLLSSLHPIGNIWTRAWLMGALAMPPMRFLQSVPVPPGNAIVADMELPVPQTIKIVDHAMSRAARQGALAEIEVTGEENLEIFNPKPLKSPAAG
- a CDS encoding FUSC family protein gives rise to the protein MAGFIEQRFGILRPFAWLDRLGALVARELTPSARKIRIALRISMIVTIAIGLDASCHVNTQLGAVIVWILAGAGPMMSIRKALAWQIAVMLALITAVVTARAFAETPWLMLPFVFVWISFSTYVGATRKLGAGVLVIQVVCLIIFYGVVFSPGEIGWNAAASFAGSVIAFGVIVLFDNWLWPDPGEPILMKSLGASVARARSQLLWASNFFLAGESVPRPPLPAPTSDLPAHMALLDQALAEGASEHRRAMLLAAITRAARISLEVDRLITTVRENLPREIRTMVPGEIQRAVEAIAAALGEISRNLPARIATGADEQAPDTRTRVRLAMDNLAARVIEIRPAYIGKVSSAEIENFAEFIDSLAVLTRLIERPLDEPPRPPATNPPNSAVPRNRAVSRLSGPANPTLVRYCAKVGLCTVVGYLIGLISQRPDLFIILVTVITTATPTYGATLQKMYLRIGGAIIGGAVSLLAIIIVSPNFDTLPTYMLTAFAVFYAFAYSSLGNTRVSYAGKQMGIIFSLVFIGLTPSVDIYEPLWRIWGVLLGDFVVAMVFFTLWPEYAGDSLVFRLQRVIANMLALAPGGSASSSEDQILKTNSETMRVLTEFLEIAEDARMEGRTCAVYHDGIVEAAGTLRRIANRLSSIATARALTQIPQLDPVAEFARERVFTAIRGQLVSWLDFFRSAERLSASAARAIAEKHSAGDLAEPLEEFSSHLEEGGFARLASWPLEPRRTMIAELQSMRRLEFLFSELNRYLADIPSPPRHTSRIEG
- the hemB gene encoding porphobilinogen synthase — its product is MAFPINRPRRLRRTETLRRMIRETRLAPDDLVQPFFVCPGRDVKRPIASMPGVAQMSVDQVVRAARETQAAGVPATILFGIPQRKDPQGTEAWNDQGEVQRAVREIKEHVPGLAVITDVCLCEYTDHGHCGIVAGNDVDNDATLELLAREALSHARAGADMVGPSDMMDGRVGAIRRALDENGFMHVPIMAYSAKFASAFYGPFREAAESAPQFGDRRSYQMDPPNSDEAMREIALDLAEGADIVMVKPALAYLDLIYRAKHEFRVPVAAYNVSGEYSMLRAAGRNGWLDEERAVMEVLTSIKRAGADMILSYFATEVAKRLK